One stretch of Nocardia mangyaensis DNA includes these proteins:
- a CDS encoding CHAP domain-containing protein, with protein sequence MTSRAELVGFIELYVPRIAGGFVESTIHAAEEYFETAILLFASGDGARQPDLVSWMKDRQLLDDTGLSAPSGLLAEDYSSQQREVEEEEQRIEEQGDAVHDSTFATFDLSNSTYISIKERVGRLDTELRSIHERVDTHDLDSDGNTTEYLPLTATEDMRALRLVMNAVGDVHREVDNASTVSRNHADVIDGSHPAPVIYSGAGPAASGYNPAPTWTPTSASYIPSDMTDPTDRALAAARSQLGVREFGNNSVNAPYNINDAWCASFADWVWDQAGHEVTWTNKNYVPAIWNDAQGMGLAASPHNAEPGDMIVFDWDGGEPDHIGIVVRVDGDTIYTIEGNTGGPDGVDGVYEKARTISSGNIVGVVKQPPSVASVDQPRPGELLV encoded by the coding sequence ATGACCAGTCGTGCGGAGCTGGTCGGGTTCATCGAACTCTACGTGCCAAGGATTGCCGGCGGCTTCGTGGAATCGACCATCCACGCCGCGGAGGAGTACTTCGAAACCGCGATCCTGCTGTTCGCCTCCGGCGACGGGGCCCGCCAGCCCGACCTGGTGAGCTGGATGAAGGACCGGCAGCTGCTCGACGACACCGGGTTGTCGGCACCGTCGGGCCTGCTGGCCGAGGACTACAGCTCACAGCAGCGCGAGGTCGAGGAGGAGGAGCAACGGATCGAGGAGCAGGGCGATGCGGTCCATGACTCCACGTTCGCGACCTTCGACCTCTCGAATTCGACCTACATATCGATCAAGGAACGCGTCGGACGGCTCGACACCGAGCTGCGGAGCATCCACGAACGCGTCGACACCCACGATCTGGACTCGGACGGAAACACCACGGAGTATCTGCCGCTGACAGCCACCGAGGACATGCGGGCACTCCGCCTCGTCATGAATGCGGTCGGTGATGTCCACCGCGAGGTCGACAACGCGTCGACGGTGAGCCGGAATCACGCGGACGTCATCGATGGCTCGCACCCCGCGCCAGTGATCTATTCCGGTGCTGGACCGGCCGCCTCGGGCTACAACCCAGCCCCTACCTGGACACCGACCAGTGCGAGTTACATCCCCTCCGACATGACCGATCCCACGGACCGGGCCCTCGCCGCTGCCCGCAGCCAGCTCGGTGTGCGCGAGTTCGGCAACAACTCCGTCAACGCGCCATACAACATCAACGACGCGTGGTGTGCCTCGTTCGCCGACTGGGTCTGGGACCAGGCGGGCCATGAGGTCACCTGGACCAACAAGAACTATGTGCCCGCGATCTGGAACGATGCGCAGGGCATGGGCCTGGCGGCATCACCGCACAACGCCGAACCCGGCGACATGATCGTCTTCGATTGGGACGGCGGCGAGCCCGACCACATCGGCATCGTGGTGCGCGTGGACGGCGACACGATCTACACCATCGAGGGAAACACCGGCGGACCGGACGGGGTCGACGGGGTCTACGAAAAGGCACGCACGATCAGTTCCGGAAATATTGTCGGCGTTGTCAAGCAACCACCCTCCGTAGCATCCGTGGATCAACCGCGTCCAGGAGAGTTGCTGGTCTGA